The Papaver somniferum cultivar HN1 chromosome 6, ASM357369v1, whole genome shotgun sequence genome segment TTTTAGGGAGCTAGCTTGAAACCTGGAATAACAGGCATGGACATGTACTTTGAATTGCAACATGCATTTGGGAATGGCTTGACATCCTGCAGAGATGGGATTTGTCATCATTTTCATCAAAACggagaaaagaaaagagacaaCAGATCAAGCTCAAAACTCAAATAATATCAATCAATCAATGGAATCAATCATATCCCTTTACAAGACAAAACGAAGAAGATTAGCCAACATCAAAaggcttacaaaaaaaaaaaagaaacccaaCTAAGGAGGAAAAATGATCAAAAGTCAGcaggagaaagagaagaaaaaaactaaTTCCCCAATGATACATTTACAGAAGACAAAAAAATTTAAACAGATACAGAACACAATTCCTCATATATGGTTCTGATGTTAGGCCTCTCATTTACAGGGAGGATGCATTTAAGTGATACCGAAAGCAAATCATCCATGGATTTTTGAGATGTTTGCTCCCCACTTGCAATCATTTCTCTATCGAAACACTCTGTTCCCCGACCTTCGTGAGCGCACAACCTAACCCAATCGGTGAGATCGACTGCTCCTGACTGACCAGAGATAATGTCACCTGCACTTCTTCTTGTTAACAGTTCCATGAGTATTACTCCAAATGCGTAAACATCTGCCTTATATGACGGCAGGGGTTTTGATGCACTACTTAACTCTGGGGCACCATATCCCATGGCTCCAAAGTTTAATATCTGTTCTGCAGTTCCTGCGGGTGTCATTAGGCGATGGAGACTGTAATCTGTGATCCTAGCATTAAGATCTGTtccactcagaagtatatttgtAGGCTTCAGGTTACCATGAGGAAGGCTCTTATCATGGAGATAACACAGTCCCCGAGCAACATCCACAGCAACCTTTAGTCTTTGCCGAAAGGATAATCGAGAGTATCTTCGAGGTGTTCCTTCTGCAATTTGTAACAGTTTTCATCAGAGACATACTCGATGTGAATGCTAAAGGCTAGACCGAAAATCCAACCAAATTAATAAGAATAATAGTCTTCCACCATCTATCATGAAGAGATCTTTTAATGAGTATTTCGCAGTGTAGAAATGGCTAGAATTTGATAAACCAGTTTGTGAAGAAACATGGCGCCCATTAACTATATGAAATAACTATATGCTAGAAGCATTGACGAACAAACGAAAAGCTGCAGTCAGATCCAGTAATAAAATAATCAGACGAACTAACAACACAAATTGCAACCTAAAGAACTTGTATAGCATCCAGAGATCAAGTAATAGAATGCTTACCATATAGATGCAGCGCCAAGCTATCTCCAACAAGATAATCTGCTAGAATCAGTCTTTCTTGTTCTCTAGGCCCCCAGTAATAAGCCCTTAAAGAAACAACATTTGGATGTCTAATAGATCCAATTTTTTTAGCTTCCTTTGAGAAATCCTTCTTATGCTTTACCAGGCCTACTCGCAACCACTTCACTGTCAACATGTGTCCACTATCTAGGGTAGCCTTGTATAGAGTCCCATGGCTGCTTCTACCAAGAACTTCAGCTGGGGCACGAGATAGTTCTTCAGCTGTAAATACAATTGAATTGTCAAGGAAAAACAGCTCTCCAGCCAATCTATCTGGTGAGTACACATTTAACATTGCAGGTTGCTCATAAGCTTCAGCAAACCGAGGAGATGAAGATAACGGAGACCCTGGAGAAGACCGCCATCCAGAGATTGGAGGATTATCGGACGTGTCAGGTTTTGTAACTTCTGGATCCGCTACTCCTCTTCGCCCCGACAAATTACGCTCAACAGTTTCGGTTACCAATTCTTTCTTCCCAGACAAGGATCTTAAATTTGAACTTAGCAAGTGATCATTAGAAAAGCTCATCGAACTAGTAGGTGGAGGTGTCGTCGCAGTTTTGTGGAAACTGAAAAAGGAAGGACGAGTAAATCCTCCTAACTTAACGTTTCTTTCTGTATTTCCACTGCTGAATCCATTTCCACCAGAATATCCATGGAAGTTTGCACGATAATAAGCGAACAGAACAAACACAATCAAAATTAATGCTCCCACAGACGCAACAATAATTGCTATTCGAACACTAGATGATGGTGCTCTGTGGTGATCTGTCTGCCTTGAAGCCCCATTAAGATGAGCCTCTGTAGGCAGGTCTTTTGGAAGAACTAGCATACTATTCCCAGGCCGATATGAACTGGTAGGGAAACGATCTCTCAAGTCTTCAGGAAGAGGGCCCGACAGATCATTGTTGGAAACGTTAAATACCTTTAGATTTGACGAAAGCCCGCTAGGGATCTTGCCATTGAAGTTGTTTCCAGATAAATCCAAGTACTCCAAGCCATCAATCTTGCTCAGTTCGCTTGGTATCTGCCCTGACAATTTGTTATTTGCAACATTTAGCAATTTAAGCCTCCCCAAATTACCTATGTCTGAAGGCAAAGGACCTGATAACGAGTTCTTCGACAGATCCAGGGATTCTAGAGCTGGAGAAGACGGTAGAACTAACAATTCGGACGTATGAGAACCTTGAAAAGGGATTGATCCTGTAAGCTGATTTCCTGAGAGATTCAGATTTGTCAAGGCCATTGAAGTGAATAAGCTTCCTGGAATAGAACCAGTAAGTTGGTTGGAACTAAGGTCTACAACCGCCAGCTTTTGAGAATTCCCTAATGTAGGGGGAACACCACCTGTTAAAGTATTATTGATGATTCTAAGAGAGACCAAACTTCCAAATTGCAACGTTGAGTTTGGCAAGCTTCCTGATATTGCATTTGAACTCAAATCAATAAACTCTAATGTGCTCCCCCAATTCTGCATAATAGATATGTCTCCAACAAAAGCATTTCTGCTCAAATCAACCGCCAACAAGCTTCCCAAAGTAGATGGTAGAGACCCAGACAATGAATTTGATGAAAGATTCAAAGACTGGAGAGTCGACGAATTTATACTAGGAATTGTACCTGCAATAACAACAACCTTACAATGTCAGCTCTAATTTCAACCACAGTTTCACAAAGTACACAATGATGATTAAGCTCTCTACCACCCCCCTTGAGTATAAAAAAAAACCGTTGCAGTCTGAGAGATTCAGTCTGTTAAACACCCCAGTAGGATTTGTTACTCCCTCCCAATTTTAGAGATCAGGCATTTGTTACAAATAGATAATTGAAGAATAAAAGCTACCTAACCAAATAAAATCTAGACATTTTTCAAGAGAACTAATATAAAGTTTTCATACCTGAAAATCTGTTCCCACTGAGGTCCAGTTCTCGCAACGGAATCATAGTCGCAAACAACTCTGGCGGTACAGGACCATGTAACTTATTATTCCCAACCTTTAAAACTTGAAGTGTAGGTATTGAACCAAATGAAGGTAACTGACCGAAAATCTGATTATCACCCAAATCCAAAACTTCCAAATTCTTAAACAACTGAATCGAATCAGACGAAAAGAACTCTCCATTCAATCTATTATGACTCAAATTTACATATCTAACAGTATTCGACAACGTCGATATATTCCCAGAAAGTCCACCATAGAACAAATTCTGACTCAAATCAACCCTTTCCACATTCCTCAGCTGCTTAAACAGATCACCAACATCTCCCCACAATTTATTAGAATGCACATCAAAAACTTTCAACTGCTGCAGATTATTCATCTCAGTAGGAAACCCACCATCAAACCTATTTTTGGAGAGATCTAAATACAGCAAACCCCATAACTCATTAATCCTACCGGGTATCGGACCATAAAATCCATTCCCTGATAGATCTAAATGTTGTAGAGTAGACATTGATCCAAGACCAGGAACAAGTCTACCAGAAAATGAATTCCCAGCTAAACTCAAATTAGTCAACATTTTCAAACCAATCAAAGTCTGAAACTTTAATTCACCACTTAACCCTAATCCTTCAAGAACAATAGATGTGACAGATTTACCTGTAATATCACACCCAATCCCATTCCAATTCTTGGGACAACCCCCATTTGACGACGACCCATCTCGATTCCATGTGTTTATAACTTTTCCAAGTGGATCATTTATCCCCTTCTTAAATTCAAGCAGAGAACGAATTTCCTCATCATCTTCTCCTGCTCCTGCTGCTACTCCAACACCAACCCCATTACTATTACTACATCTACTACTACCACCACTCAACAATAATACATACAGAAACCAGAATAGATTCAGATTGATTTGCATTTTTCTTTATCTGAAACCTTAGTGAAAATTACATGAGAGAAGAAAGGGGATTTTTTtctgaaaccctagaaatgaaatgaaagaagaaaaaaaatgaagaagaggtAGAATAAGTCTCTCTTCTTCTCTgagtctgcaaaaaaaaaatgtaaaaaaatttGTAAGAAACAggaaaaaaagttagggtttttatattttcttgttcCAGCTGCAGACCCAGactgtgatttttttttctagtgaGAGAGAAAGTGAGTTGGAGATAAAATACGGAAATTCCGTTAAAATGGCGGTTTTTAGAGAGAGAGGTTGGTGGGGTGTGAGAGTGAGTAACTACAGTCTGTAAAGGACATACCACTCACATGCTATTTTTAACGGTGATGAACTTAACGCcgtttaaccttttttttttttatgaatttcCTTTTTGGTGTATTTTTGGGGGAGGGGGTCAAAGTTATAGGATAGTGGACTGGAGGTACTTGGTACTAACTGTTGGTTACTGTTTGTTTGGTTGCATTGTGTGATCATTTTCAGCTTAATCCCGGAGGGACTTGGAGTTTTATGATGGTGGATGTGGATTGATTTGGAAACATAAAAGAGGTGTAGTGTGAAAAGTTTTGATTGGGATGGTGACGACTCAATGGGGTTTCAGATTCGTAATCCATCCGGATTGTTGGAATCACCGGTCACTTGCTTTCCCAACCTATATCCAAAAGATCCGAGTTTTTGAAACTTGTCGGCACCAGATTCTTTACtgattcaaaataataaaaaaaacatccATTTCAGACGGTATCAGGATTCATTAGAATTACAAAACATCCATGACAAACAAATGTTTTTGGTAACATACTATTTACATTGTAATTACTCATGTATTGGTGTTGGTATGACATTCTATCAAACACAACGTACAATTTATTGGGATAAATGTCATAATTGAAAATTTTGTAAAGTGTTGGGATGTACACTTAAAAGTTGTTCTCTTGACTTCTGGATGTCGAAAAGTCTGAATTCAGTTCGGTAATATGATTTCAGAACGACTTATAGAAACGCAAAAGTCaactttttgtttgcttttgaCTTTTGCTTTTGATATTCAAACACGCTATTAGAGATCAAATTGCTTATGACTTTTGCTTTTGATATCCATGTCAAACAAATGTTTTTGGTGACACATAATTTACATTGTAGTTACTCATGTGCTGATGTGGTTGGTTGTGGGGCACTTTATCAAACACAACATACAATTTGTCAGGACAAATGTCATAATCGAGATATTTATGGGTGTTTTTTTGACATCTGGTAGTTTAAAAGTCGAAAATCAATTTAATAATATCATCTCAGAAATGATTTCTAAAAGTAGAAAAGTTAATTGTCTCACATATGTTTGCATTAGCGtttgaaaaaattattttccaaacTATAAAGTTAGATAAGCATAATATCTGAAAAGTGACTGCATTTTTGACCGTGGAACTAACTGGGAATCAATAATTCATCTATATCCCTACTACTGGGCATACTGTTGTGGTTTCTGAACTCGAAAAGTGATTTTTAATTATTGTCCAGGAAAAATAGATTTTGAGATGATGAATGTGCATATATTTTATTGTTTCTCTGAATCGTCTTTACAAAAttggaaaaataaaatattactttTGAAGAACTTGACAGGGGAATGCGCGTGTAACAATTACCATGTGTGTCCTTAAATGGGGCTTTTAAGTTTTCTTTCCTTAACTAGCTGGTCAGTCTGTGATAATCTGTATCTGCATCATGCTGTTAATTATTTGATCAATGAATTACCCTGGAAATGGAAACAGGGTAGTCTTTTTTGGCACTGTTGATGACAATTCATTTTTCTGTTCATTGTGTCATCATTTTGAGCTAATCGCGGAGAGacttgagtttttgattgttTCTACAAAGAGGATAAAATATTATGGATGGTACATATCGGTTTGAATTAGACGTCTGAATCAAGTGTTCTCAGACTCCCTCCCTCACGTtggaagtatcacttttcctgggTAGCATCTCTCAAATGATTCCAAAATGGTTTTTAACTGTGATGAATGTGTATATTCTGTTGTTTCACCTTTGTAAAAATGTGAAATGCGCGTGTAAAATTATATATTACACTGGTTAAAATGGGGGGATTTGAAATGACTCCAAATTATTCCTTCTTTGAAACGTAAAAGACACATATACCTTGTCATCATGATAAAGCTGTGTACAATGCAGATAGATAGTTTTTGGCATCAATGAATTACCTTAAAGATGATCACTTGATTATCATGGAGACATAATGTACATTCCATTCCTTTGAGGAACATCATAATTAATgtggaatatatatatatttacttAATGGTTTTCTTCATTTATGATGATCATCAGGTACAGTAGTATTAAAGATTTGCAACTTGCCATCAACTAAAGCATTACTGCAGTAGACAGTACTGAGTTTGTAGCTCCAGGCTAGCCCGCAGTAAATTACTTTCACTAAGCAACATCAATCTAAAAGAAACAAATGCTGGAATAGCAGAATATATTTCACACTAGCAGATAAGCACAC includes the following:
- the LOC113286980 gene encoding probable inactive receptor kinase At5g10020 is translated as MQINLNLFWFLYVLLLSGGSSRCSNSNGVGVGVAAGAGEDDEEIRSLLEFKKGINDPLGKVINTWNRDGSSSNGGCPKNWNGIGCDITGKSVTSIVLEGLGLSGELKFQTLIGLKMLTNLSLAGNSFSGRLVPGLGSMSTLQHLDLSGNGFYGPIPGRINELWGLLYLDLSKNRFDGGFPTEMNNLQQLKVFDVHSNKLWGDVGDLFKQLRNVERVDLSQNLFYGGLSGNISTLSNTVRYVNLSHNRLNGEFFSSDSIQLFKNLEVLDLGDNQIFGQLPSFGSIPTLQVLKVGNNKLHGPVPPELFATMIPLRELDLSGNRFSGTIPSINSSTLQSLNLSSNSLSGSLPSTLGSLLAVDLSRNAFVGDISIMQNWGSTLEFIDLSSNAISGSLPNSTLQFGSLVSLRIINNTLTGGVPPTLGNSQKLAVVDLSSNQLTGSIPGSLFTSMALTNLNLSGNQLTGSIPFQGSHTSELLVLPSSPALESLDLSKNSLSGPLPSDIGNLGRLKLLNVANNKLSGQIPSELSKIDGLEYLDLSGNNFNGKIPSGLSSNLKVFNVSNNDLSGPLPEDLRDRFPTSSYRPGNSMLVLPKDLPTEAHLNGASRQTDHHRAPSSSVRIAIIVASVGALILIVFVLFAYYRANFHGYSGGNGFSSGNTERNVKLGGFTRPSFFSFHKTATTPPPTSSMSFSNDHLLSSNLRSLSGKKELVTETVERNLSGRRGVADPEVTKPDTSDNPPISGWRSSPGSPLSSSPRFAEAYEQPAMLNVYSPDRLAGELFFLDNSIVFTAEELSRAPAEVLGRSSHGTLYKATLDSGHMLTVKWLRVGLVKHKKDFSKEAKKIGSIRHPNVVSLRAYYWGPREQERLILADYLVGDSLALHLYEGTPRRYSRLSFRQRLKVAVDVARGLCYLHDKSLPHGNLKPTNILLSGTDLNARITDYSLHRLMTPAGTAEQILNFGAMGYGAPELSSASKPLPSYKADVYAFGVILMELLTRRSAGDIISGQSGAVDLTDWVRLCAHEGRGTECFDREMIASGEQTSQKSMDDLLSVSLKCILPVNERPNIRTIYEELCSVSV